One Nematostella vectensis chromosome 10, jaNemVect1.1, whole genome shotgun sequence genomic window carries:
- the LOC5517722 gene encoding uncharacterized protein LOC5517722, which yields MGNRQGIGLQIAFVLVLLLIRMQTCKAIQCTFDQYKVFHTNGTIYCKICPFCPEGQGVEPLCGSDITPNIEPRCVKCVEGINFSGSYDQEQCRPCYQCDNQLVSKECTVTSNRVCLNKCKPKSGMYFDILYQVCEPCSWCCGDANDVVEQDCIDQGLPPKKRCNLDGKKRCTPKVTPIPSTTATPSTAVTSSTPPTSTSMQTSKHSVGHLQTTVSISLKKETKPKNETESVAAKAAKGIIIFLVAALILSVICFCIMRRKSGVACGCLNRYLPLIQRWFRAPREGQESAESFLRDEDRAQVLVRRAEADQSSVIIECQAANGVEPCNQGSAEDVLPANQPNEDVEEPGSTMPGCSERSETSSVTEIVENQGNESPTASPIGSVPLEYIKGCLPLYQKVCDKLDLKYRFMKIGRHYKMDEDRLLLLKQHNDTKSGAEVVLEWIFSSHPSLHFSGFIKVLGELDMKDVANEMLKEEYVKDFV from the exons ATGGGAAACAGACAAGGAATCGGCCTACAAATCGCTTTTGTTCTGGTCTTGTTGCTGATAAGGATGCAG ACATGCAAGGCTATACAATGCACCTTTGACCAGTACAAAGTCTTCCACACAAATGGAACCATTTATTGCAAGATCTGTCCTTTTTGCCCTGAAGGTCAAGGGGTTGAGCCTCTTTGTGGTTCAGACATAACGCCCAACATCGAACCCAGATGTGTCAAGTGTGTAGAAGGTATCAACTTCTCAGGGAGTTATGACCAGGAACAATGCCGGCCATGCTACCAGTGTGACAATCAGCTcgtatccaaggaatgtacAGTTACCAGCAACAGGGTGTGCCTGAATAAGTGCAAGCCGAAGTCTGGGATGTACTTTGACATTTTATATCAG GTGTGCGAGCCATGTTCCTGGTGTTGTGGCGATGCAAATGATGTGGTCGAGCAAGACTGTATAGATCAAGGACTGCCACCGAAGAAGAGGTGCAACCTTGATGGGAAGAAAAGATGTACCCCAAAGGTGACACCCATCCCAAGTACTACAGCTACTCCAAGCACTGCCGTGACATCTTCCACACCACCAACATCTACTAGCATGCAAACGTCTAAGCATTCTGTAGGACACCTACAGACAACAGTGTcaatatctttaaaaaaagaaaccaaGCCAAAGAATGAGACAGAGTCAGTTGCTGCTAAGGCAGCAAAAGGTATAATTATTTTCTTAGTTGCTGCATTAATTCTTTCTGTAATTTGTTTTTGCATAATGCGTAGGAAAAGTGGTGTTGCATGTGGTTGTCTTAATAGATATTTACCACTGATTCAAAGGTGGTTTAGGGCACCACGGGAGGGGCAGGAGAGTGCAGAGTCTTTTTTAAGGGATGAAGATAGGGCACAGGTACTAGTAAGAAGAGCAGAGGCAGACCAATCAAGCGTGATTATAGAGTGTCAGGCTGCTAATGGGGTAGAGCCTTGTAATCAGGGCTCTGCTGAGGATGTATTGCCTGCAAATCAGCCCAATGAAGATGTCGAAGAGCCTGGATCAACTATGCCTGGATGTAGTGAGAGGAGCGAAACAAGCTCAGTAACTGAAATAGTGGAAAATCAAGGCAATGAATCACCTACAGCAAGTCCAATAGGTAGTGTTCCTCTGGAATATATAAAAGGTTGTTTGCCTCTCTACCAAAAGGTTTGTGATAAACTTGACCTGAAATACCGCTTTATGAAAATCGGTAGGCATTATAAGATGGATGAAGATAGGCTTTTATTGTTGAAACAACACAATGATACAAAGTCTGGGGCCGAGGTAGTACTTGAGTGGATTTTTTCGTCCCATCCAAGCCTCCACTTCTCAGGCTTCATAAAGGTGTTGGGGGAACTTGATATGAAGGACGTGGCTAATGAAATGCTTAAGGAAGAGTATGTCAAGGACTTTGTGTAG